The following DNA comes from Sediminitomix flava.
ATCCATCGTATTTGGTAATTGGGATTCTCTGGCTTTAGCCCAACTCGTTTTCCTTTTCTAAAGAGTCGTTTTACTGTATGCTCAGTATTCAAAATCGCAATTACGACATCATCATGCCTTGGTGTAATCGATGCGTCTACTACTAAAATATCTCCCTCGAAAATACCTACACCTTGCATCGAATCGCCATACACTCGTACACAAAAAGTAGAAGACTGATTTTTTACCAAATAATCTTCAATGTGAAGATCGTCTTCCATAAAATCATCTGCTGGAGATGGAAAACCTGCGTTTACATCCCCTCGAATTAGCTTTATCATATTATGGTCATTAATAGT
Coding sequences within:
- a CDS encoding LexA family protein: MIKLIRGDVNAGFPSPADDFMEDDLHIEDYLVKNQSSTFCVRVYGDSMQGVGIFEGDILVVDASITPRHDDVVIAILNTEHTVKRLFRKGKRVGLKPENPNYQIRWIDIDNDDFRIGGVVTFSLRHHKWPS